A genomic region of Ewingella sp. CoE-038-23 contains the following coding sequences:
- the nadR gene encoding multifunctional transcriptional regulator/nicotinamide-nucleotide adenylyltransferase/ribosylnicotinamide kinase NadR, whose translation MSQFDYLKTAIKKQGCTLQQVADASGMTKGYLSQLLNAKIKSPSAQKLEALHRFLDLEFPRREKNIGVVFGKFYPLHTGHIYLIQRACSQVDELHIIMGYDEPRDLSLFENSSMSQQPTVSDRLRWLLQTFKYQKNIHIHSFNEEGMEPYPHGWDVWSKGITDFMNKQGIVPNTIYSSEENDAPRYREHLGIETVLIDPKRSFMNISGSQIRRDPFRYWDYIPTEVKPFFVRTVAVLGGESSGKSTLVNKLANIFNTTSAWEYGRDYVFSHLGGDEMALQYSDYDKIALGQAQYIDFAVKYANKVAFIDTDFLTTQAFCKKYEGREHPFVQALMDEYRFDLVILLENNTPWVADGLRSLGSTTDRSSFQNLLIEMLQQNNIDYVHVKSSDYDERFLECVELVQIMLAADTSRVSALPKE comes from the coding sequence ATGTCACAGTTTGATTATCTGAAGACGGCAATTAAGAAACAGGGATGTACATTACAGCAGGTCGCGGACGCCAGTGGCATGACCAAGGGCTATCTAAGCCAACTGCTGAATGCCAAAATCAAAAGCCCAAGTGCGCAAAAGCTGGAAGCGCTGCACCGTTTCCTCGATCTTGAATTCCCCCGCCGGGAAAAAAACATCGGCGTGGTGTTTGGTAAATTTTATCCCCTGCATACCGGACACATCTATTTAATCCAGCGCGCCTGTAGCCAGGTCGATGAACTGCACATCATCATGGGCTATGACGAACCTCGCGACCTGAGCCTGTTTGAGAACAGCTCCATGTCTCAGCAACCCACGGTGAGCGACCGACTGCGCTGGCTGCTGCAAACCTTTAAGTATCAGAAAAACATCCATATTCATTCGTTTAACGAAGAGGGAATGGAGCCTTATCCGCACGGCTGGGACGTGTGGAGTAAGGGGATAACCGACTTTATGAACAAGCAGGGGATCGTGCCGAATACCATCTATTCGAGCGAAGAGAACGATGCGCCGCGCTACCGCGAGCATCTGGGGATCGAAACCGTGCTTATCGATCCCAAACGCTCGTTTATGAATATCAGCGGATCGCAAATCCGCCGCGACCCATTCCGCTATTGGGATTATATCCCGACCGAAGTGAAGCCGTTCTTTGTGCGAACCGTGGCGGTTCTGGGCGGCGAGTCCAGCGGAAAGTCCACGCTGGTCAATAAGTTAGCCAATATTTTCAACACTACCAGTGCGTGGGAATATGGCCGCGATTATGTCTTCTCCCACCTCGGTGGTGACGAGATGGCGCTGCAATATTCCGACTATGACAAAATCGCGCTCGGGCAGGCCCAGTACATCGACTTCGCGGTGAAATACGCCAACAAGGTGGCTTTCATCGATACCGACTTCCTGACCACGCAGGCATTTTGCAAAAAGTACGAAGGCCGCGAGCATCCCTTTGTCCAAGCGTTGATGGACGAATACCGGTTTGATCTGGTGATCCTGCTGGAGAACAACACGCCGTGGGTGGCGGACGGGCTGCGCAGTTTGGGCAGCACCACTGACCGATCCTCCTTCCAGAACCTGTTAATCGAGATGTTGCAGCAGAACAACATCGACTACGTGCACGTGAAATCCTCGGACTACGACGAGCGTTTCCTCGAGTGCGTGGAGCTGGTGCAGATCATGCTGGCGGCCGATACCAGCCGGGTGAGCGCGCTGCCGAAAGAGTAA
- a CDS encoding zinc-binding alcohol dehydrogenase family protein, with protein sequence MSINAIAVNPKNPAHFIAIELPQPEVGEFDLLVEVKAVSVNPVDTKVHKGAQKNGLDAPRVLGWDASGVVKAVGSAVKNFKAGDEVWYAGDITRSGSNATEQLIDSRIVARKPSSLNWAEAAAMPLTALTAWEALFEHLHIQNAGEEKTLLIIGGAGGVGSLAIPFAALRSKVKVIATASRPESAQWCLDRGADLTVNYKDLKGELAKHDIKQVDFILCLNDTDGHWAAISDLIAPMGHICTIVENEHPLDQSSLKVKSAALHWELMFTRSMFNTPDIAQQGEILKQVAELVDAGKVKTTLSDTLHGLTVESIEAAHAKVLDGHMQGKVVIAF encoded by the coding sequence ATGTCCATCAACGCTATTGCCGTAAACCCGAAGAACCCTGCGCACTTTATTGCGATTGAACTGCCACAGCCTGAAGTCGGCGAGTTTGACCTGCTGGTTGAAGTAAAAGCCGTCTCCGTCAATCCGGTCGATACCAAGGTGCACAAAGGCGCACAGAAAAATGGCCTGGATGCCCCGCGCGTGCTGGGCTGGGATGCCAGCGGCGTGGTGAAAGCCGTCGGCAGCGCGGTGAAAAACTTTAAGGCGGGCGACGAAGTTTGGTACGCCGGTGACATCACTCGTTCAGGTAGCAACGCCACCGAGCAGCTGATTGACTCGCGCATCGTGGCCCGCAAACCAAGCTCGCTCAACTGGGCAGAAGCCGCCGCCATGCCCCTGACCGCGCTGACCGCGTGGGAAGCCCTGTTCGAACACCTGCATATTCAAAACGCCGGTGAAGAGAAAACCCTGTTGATCATCGGCGGTGCCGGTGGCGTTGGCTCGCTGGCTATTCCTTTTGCCGCGCTGCGCAGCAAAGTGAAAGTGATCGCCACCGCCTCACGCCCGGAATCAGCCCAATGGTGTTTGGATCGCGGCGCGGACCTGACCGTGAATTACAAAGATTTGAAAGGTGAGCTGGCGAAACACGACATCAAACAGGTAGATTTCATCCTCTGCCTGAATGACACCGACGGCCATTGGGCCGCCATCAGCGACCTGATCGCGCCAATGGGCCACATCTGCACCATCGTTGAGAATGAGCATCCGCTGGACCAGAGCAGCCTGAAAGTGAAAAGCGCCGCGCTGCACTGGGAGCTGATGTTTACCCGCAGCATGTTCAACACGCCGGACATCGCCCAGCAGGGTGAAATCCTCAAGCAGGTGGCTGAGTTAGTGGACGCGGGCAAAGTGAAAACTACGCTGAGCGACACCCTGCACGGCCTGACGGTGGAAAGCATTGAAGCCGCCCACGCCAAAGTGCTCGACGGCCATATGCAAGGCAAAGTGGTTATCGCCTTCTAA
- a CDS encoding LysR family transcriptional regulator yields the protein MFKQLQDMALFALVAECGSFTAAAERAGLPKSSVSQRVSQLEKSVGIRLLNRTTRQLNLTFAGERYLIHCQEMMLASERAELAIRRLRDNPSGRLRITSPAGLGATLLARMNVEFQKRYPDVSLEVSVSDAMVDLVQEGFDLALRTGKPQDSSLIGRELGHSPRYLLASPAYLAAHPPLAHPQQLASHHCIAHRAWAEWVLHRGETYHRWLLPGAHSTDNLLYARECAVEGAGITLLPAFLCHDEVAKGLLVRVLPEWEAEGNDLYLVYPSRKLNSPALACFIDFMLEEYGFAKSYSEALAVKAEQ from the coding sequence ATGTTCAAACAATTGCAGGATATGGCGCTGTTTGCCTTGGTCGCCGAGTGCGGCAGCTTTACCGCCGCCGCCGAGCGCGCGGGGTTGCCCAAGTCGAGCGTCAGCCAGCGCGTGAGCCAGTTGGAGAAGTCAGTGGGCATTCGCTTACTGAACCGCACCACGCGGCAGCTCAATCTGACCTTCGCCGGTGAGCGCTATTTGATCCACTGCCAAGAGATGATGCTGGCGAGCGAACGCGCCGAGCTGGCGATCCGCCGTCTGCGGGACAACCCCAGCGGCCGCCTGCGCATCACCAGCCCGGCGGGGCTGGGTGCGACGCTGCTGGCGCGCATGAACGTCGAGTTTCAAAAGCGTTATCCAGACGTGTCGCTGGAAGTGTCGGTGTCGGACGCGATGGTCGACCTGGTGCAGGAAGGCTTCGATTTGGCGCTGCGCACCGGCAAGCCGCAGGACTCGTCGCTGATTGGCCGCGAGCTGGGCCACAGCCCGCGCTATCTCTTGGCCTCCCCCGCCTATCTCGCGGCACACCCGCCGCTGGCGCATCCGCAGCAATTGGCGTCGCACCACTGTATCGCGCACCGGGCGTGGGCGGAGTGGGTGCTGCATCGCGGCGAGACTTATCATCGCTGGCTGCTGCCGGGGGCGCACTCCACCGACAACCTGCTCTATGCCCGCGAATGCGCGGTGGAAGGGGCGGGGATCACGCTGCTACCGGCGTTTTTATGTCATGACGAAGTGGCGAAAGGGCTGCTGGTGCGGGTTCTACCAGAGTGGGAAGCCGAGGGCAATGACCTCTATTTGGTCTACCCGAGCCGTAAGTTGAACTCACCGGCGCTGGCCTGTTTTATCGATTTTATGCTGGAAGAGTATGGCTTTGCGAAAAGCTACAGCGAGGCGTTGGCGGTTAAAGCGGAGCAATAA
- the ettA gene encoding energy-dependent translational throttle protein EttA, whose translation MAQYVYSMHRLGKVVPPKRHILKNISLSFFPGAKIGVLGLNGSGKSTLLRIMAGIDTDIEGEARPQPDLKIGYLPQEPQLNMEHTVRESVEEAVSEVVGALKRLDEVYALYADPDADFDKLAAEQGRLEEIIQAHDGHNLNTQLERAADALRLPDWDAKVATLSGGERRRVALCRLLLEKPEMLLLDEPTNHLDAESVAWLERFLHDFEGTVVAITHDRYFLDNVAGWILELDRGEGIPWEGNYSTWLEQKDERLAQEASSEAARRKSIEKELEWVRQGAKGRQSKGKARLARFEELNSTEYQKRNETNELFIPPGPRLGDKVVEVKNLSKSYGDRVLIDDLSFSVPKGAIVGIIGPNGAGKSTLFRMMSGQEQPNGGTIELGDTVKLASVDQFRDAMDNSKTVWEEVSGGQDIMRIGTTEMPSRAYVGRFNFKGVDQGKRVGELSGGERGRLHLAKLLQVGGNMLLLDEPTNDLDIETLRALENALLEFPGCAMVISHDRWFLDRIATHILDYQDEGKVEFFEGNFTEYEEYKKRTLGADALEPKRIKYKKMIK comes from the coding sequence GTGGCTCAATACGTATACTCAATGCATCGCCTCGGCAAAGTGGTTCCGCCGAAGCGTCATATTCTTAAGAACATCTCCCTGAGTTTCTTCCCTGGCGCTAAAATCGGCGTACTGGGTCTTAACGGTTCTGGTAAATCCACCTTACTGCGCATTATGGCCGGCATTGATACCGACATCGAAGGCGAAGCTCGCCCGCAGCCGGACCTGAAAATCGGCTACCTGCCTCAGGAGCCTCAGCTCAACATGGAGCACACCGTCCGCGAGTCAGTGGAAGAAGCGGTTTCAGAAGTCGTCGGCGCGTTAAAACGCCTTGATGAAGTCTATGCTCTCTACGCAGACCCGGATGCAGATTTCGACAAACTGGCTGCCGAGCAAGGCAGGCTGGAAGAGATCATTCAGGCACACGACGGTCACAACCTGAACACCCAGTTGGAGCGCGCTGCTGATGCCCTGCGTCTGCCAGACTGGGACGCCAAAGTGGCCACCCTATCCGGTGGTGAGCGCCGCCGCGTGGCGCTGTGCCGCCTGCTGCTTGAAAAGCCAGAAATGCTGCTGCTCGACGAACCCACTAACCACTTGGACGCCGAGTCCGTGGCCTGGCTGGAACGCTTCCTGCACGACTTCGAAGGCACCGTGGTGGCGATCACCCACGACCGTTACTTCCTCGACAACGTTGCGGGTTGGATTCTGGAGCTTGACCGTGGTGAAGGTATTCCATGGGAAGGCAACTACTCCACATGGCTGGAGCAGAAAGATGAACGTCTGGCGCAGGAAGCGTCTTCTGAAGCGGCGCGTCGTAAATCTATCGAGAAAGAGTTGGAGTGGGTGCGTCAGGGCGCGAAAGGCCGTCAGTCTAAGGGCAAAGCCCGTCTGGCACGTTTCGAAGAGCTGAACAGCACGGAATACCAGAAACGTAACGAAACCAACGAATTGTTCATTCCACCTGGTCCACGCTTAGGCGACAAAGTGGTCGAAGTGAAGAATCTGAGCAAATCCTACGGCGACCGCGTTCTGATTGACGACCTCTCCTTCTCCGTACCGAAAGGCGCGATCGTCGGTATTATCGGTCCAAACGGCGCGGGTAAATCTACCCTGTTCCGCATGATGTCTGGTCAAGAGCAGCCAAACGGCGGCACCATTGAACTGGGCGACACCGTGAAACTGGCCTCTGTCGATCAGTTCCGTGACGCAATGGACAACAGTAAAACCGTGTGGGAAGAAGTGTCTGGTGGTCAAGACATCATGCGCATCGGCACCACCGAAATGCCAAGCCGCGCCTACGTTGGCCGCTTCAACTTCAAAGGTGTTGATCAGGGCAAACGCGTCGGCGAGCTGTCCGGTGGTGAGCGCGGTCGTCTGCACTTGGCGAAACTGCTGCAAGTGGGCGGCAACATGCTGCTGCTCGATGAGCCAACCAACGACCTCGACATCGAAACCCTGCGCGCACTGGAAAACGCCTTGTTGGAGTTCCCGGGCTGCGCCATGGTCATTTCCCATGACCGCTGGTTCCTCGACCGTATCGCGACTCACATCCTTGATTACCAGGATGAAGGTAAAGTTGAATTCTTCGAAGGTAACTTCACCGAATACGAAGAGTACAAAAAACGCACGCTGGGCGCTGACGCGCTGGAACCTAAGCGTATCAAATACAAGAAGATGATCAAATAA